A DNA window from Elephas maximus indicus isolate mEleMax1 chromosome 17, mEleMax1 primary haplotype, whole genome shotgun sequence contains the following coding sequences:
- the MRPS5 gene encoding 28S ribosomal protein S5, mitochondrial, whose product MAAAVRAAGCLPGLCGVPAGHLWARQLFLNAFPTTSILALKTALSNGPLSSTGIRGNRHYASLTPVLQTQCCIYSPSNWMSQQYRPYSFFIKLTAEELWKGVLAETGAGAKKGRGKRTKKKRRKDLNRGQIIGEGRSGFLWPGLNVPLMRNGVVQTIAQRSKEEQKKVEANMVRRREEQEQKKKIKVKQERGWSGNTWGGVSLGPPDPGPNGETYEDFDTRVLEVKNVFNMTAKEGRKKSARVLVAVGNGRGAAGFAVAKAAERMDAFRKAKNKAVNVLHYIERYEDHTIFHDVSLTFRKTHIRMKRQHRGYGLRCHRAIITLCRLVGIKDMYAKVSGPVNMLSLTRGFFHGLSHQETHQQLADRKRLHVVEFREECGPLPIVVASPQSTLRKNPEPEEEVPNIRLDWNDVKTMQGIKRSVWSGLKRGAT is encoded by the exons ATGGCTGCCGCGGTCCGCGCCGCGGGCTGCCTCCCCGGCCTGTGCGGCGTGCCGGCCG gTCATTTATGGGCCAGGCAGCTTTTCCTAAATGCTTTTCCAACAACCTCCATTTTGGCGCTCAAGACTGCCCTAAGCAATG GCCCTTTGTCATCGACAGGAATCAGGGGCAACCGTCATTACGCCAGCTTGACCCCTGTGCTGCAGACACAATGCTGTATTTATTCTCCCAGTAACTGGATGAGCCAACAGTATAGACCCTATAGTTTCTTCATTAAAT TGACAGCAGAGGAGCTCTGGAAAGGAGTTTTAGCAGAGACTGGTGCTGGAGCAAAAAAGGGAAGAGGCAAAAGaaccaagaaaaagagaagaaaggatttGAACAGGGGTCAGATCATTGGTGAAG GGCGTTCTGGTTTCCTCTGGCCTGGTCTGAACGTTCCCCTTATGAGAAATGGAGTTGTGCAGACCATTGCCCAAAGAAGCAAGGAAGAGCAGAAGAAGGTAGAGGCCAACATGGTCCGGCGGAGAGAAGAGCaggaacagaagaagaaaattaaggTTAAACAGGAGCGAGGATGGAGCGGAAACACGTGGGGAGGTGTCAGTCTTGGCCCTCCTGACCCTGGTCCCAATGGAG AAACATACGAGGATTTTGATACCAGAGTACTTGAG GTAAAAAACGTTTTCAATATGACAGcaaaagagggaagaaagaaatcgGCCCGTGTCCTGGTAGCTGTGGGGAATGGCAGAGGTGCCGCAG gTTTTGCCGTTGCGAAAGCTGCTGAACGGATGGACGCTTTCAGAAAA GCCAAGAACAAAGCAGTTAACGTTTTGCATTACATAGAACGCTATGAAGATCACACAA TCTTCCATGATGTTTCTTTAACGTTTAGAAAGACGCATATCAGGATGAAGAGACAACACAGAG GTTACGGCCTCCGCTGCCACCGGGCCATCATTACCCTGTGCCGGCTCGTTGGCATCAAAGACATGTATGCAAAGGTGTCGGGACCCGTCAATATGCTCAGCCTCACCCGGGGCTTCTTCCATGGACTGTCCCACCAG GAGACTCACCAGCAGCTGGCTGACAGGAAGAGGCTGCATGTGGTGGAATTCCGGGAGGAGTGTGGCCCTCTGCCCATCGTGGTTGCCTCCCCCCAGAGCACCTTGAGAAAGAATCCAGAGCCAGAAGAGGAGGTTCCTAATATCAGACTGGACTGGAACGATGTGAAGACCATGCAGGGAATAAAGCGCTCTGTGTGGTCAGGGTTGAAGAGAGGCGCCACCTGA